The genomic segment ccagggcgcgacgcggagcgcgacgcatAAGCGGACGCACGATCTCGTCGGGCATGATTCGCTCGATATTCAGGGCTTGcaggtcggcggcgaacaggatgccgccgccggagcaTATCATGCccgtggcggcgcgcgcgactgCGAGATCTGCGCGCCAGTCATTCCATCACGTCCCAACGGTGACGCGTCCATCttcgtccttcgccgcgcgatcgggAGTGAACCAGCAGCGGCCGTCGTTCGCATGCTCAGAAATCGCTGGACGGGCTCACTCTTTCAGCACTGAGTCTTCCGAAGAGAAGAAAGAGGACGATAAGGCAGGGGAGGACGATGAGACGGAGGGagcggaggacggcgaggacgtcaacGAAGACGAGGTCGCAGATGAGGAGGTGCAGAAGCTGACGGCTGAGTTGAGCGAGAAGACAGCGCAGGTTAAGGATCTGAACGATAAGCTCCTCCGTACGCTTGCGGACATGGAAAACTTGAGGGAGCGGACGAGGCGACAAGCGGAGACGGCCGAGAAGTTCGCCATCCAGGGTTTCTGCAAGGATCTCCTTGACGTCGCCGACAACCTCGCGAGAGCATCTGCTACCGTCGACCCCGAGGCCCTGGAGACGGAGACCGACGCGGCTAACATTAAAAACGTACTCGCTTCGCTGCACGAGGGCGTGCTCATGGTGGAGAAGCAGTTGATGTCCACCTTTGGGAAGCACGGCGTGGTGAAGTTTGACCCGGCGGAGGGTGACCCGTTCAATCCCAACGATCACATGGCGTTGTTCAACGTTCCAAAgggcgagaaggaggcggggACGGTCGCAGCCGTGACCAAGGTGGGGTACAAACTCCATGATAGGGTGATCCGCCCGGCCGAAGTCGGCGTGTTCCAGAGCTAAGTTTACCGTTTTCTATTCTATGTCATGTGAAGGTTCTCGATGCTAATAATCACCTCACTTGACCGGCGTCGCTCGAAGACCGGTGGAGAACTCGAGATGTTTTGACCGGTCGGTAATAACGCAGTGCCGGCTAACGTCCGGGTCTGGGTCGTTCCTCAGAGCCTCTGCAGCTGCACTCACATCCGGCAGCTCAGCAAAAATGTCCTTAGTCCGCAAATTTGCGAGTGACTTGGCCAGCTCCGACCTCACGTTCGGGACGTTATCGTCCACTGTCATCAACATGAGCGGCAGGAGCTCTTCGATGAGCACGTTATCGTTTATTGAACCCGCGAAAGCGCCGCAGATACGAACATACGCCTGGCGATCTGCCCAGTGCTGGTTTGTTGCCATAAGCTTAATCGCAGACATGGCACGGCCTATCTGGCCAGACCTCCATGCGGACGATGATCCATCCGAGCTATTCTGCAGTACCGAACCGATAACCGCGATGCATGCTTCTCTGACCGCGGATGCGGGATCTTTCAACAGGCGAAGGGCGAG from the Micromonas commoda chromosome 8, complete sequence genome contains:
- a CDS encoding predicted protein (Alternative splicing variant 2), translated to MTDYRVKRGERLKKYGLDASFSLLSIWLPHRFERRFPRARRGARRISGRTISSGMIRSIFRACRSAANRMPPPEHIMPVAARATARSARQSFHHVPTVTRPSSSFAARSGVNQQRPSFACSEIAGRAHSFSTESSEEKKEDDKAGEDDETEGAEDGEDVNEDEVADEEVQKLTAELSEKTAQVKDLNDKLLRTLADMENLRERTRRQAETAEKFAIQGFCKDLLDVADNLARASATVDPEALETETDAANIKNVLASLHEGVLMVEKQLMSTFGKHGVVKFDPAEGDPFNPNDHMALFNVPKGEKEAGTVAAVTKVGYKLHDRVIRPAEVGVFQS
- a CDS encoding mitochondrial protein translocase family (Mge1 homolog (motor component)~Alternative splicing variant 1); translation: MIAATGPTSRQHDVPRVEKKEDDKAGEDDETEGAEDGEDVNEDEVADEEVQKLTAELSEKTAQVKDLNDKLLRTLADMENLRERTRRQAETAEKFAIQGFCKDLLDVADNLARASATVDPEALETETDAANIKNVLASLHEGVLMVEKQLMSTFGKHGVVKFDPAEGDPFNPNDHMALFNVPKGEKEAGTVAAVTKVGYKLHDRVIRPAEVGVFQS